The following nucleotide sequence is from Ferruginibacter lapsinanis.
AGGACGTGGTAAGCTGCGATAAGCTTCGGGAAGCTGCACACAAGCATTATATCCGAAGATTTCCGAATGGGACAACCTGATACATTGAAGATGTATCACTCCGCAAGGAGAGCCAACCCGCTGAACTGAAACATCTAAGTAGGCGGAGGAAAAGAAAACAATAGTGATTCCCCAAGTAGTGGCGAGCGAAAAGGGAATAGCCCAAACCAGTCTTGCGTGCAGGACTGGGGTTGTAGGACTGCATTTAGAATCTGTCATCAAAACGAACCTTCTGGAAAGTTGGGCCATAGCGTGTGATAGCCACGTAGTTGCAAATTGACAGGGACGAGCAGTATCCTGAGTAAGGCGGGACCGGAGAAATCCTGCCTGAATCTGCCGGCACCATCCGGTAAGGCTAAATACTCCTCAGAGACCGATAGTGAACCAGTACCGTAAGGGAAAGGTGAAAAGTACCCCAAACAGGGGAGTGAAATAGTACCTGAAACCGTACACCTACAAGCGGTCGGAGCCAGTAATGGTGACGGCGTGCCTTTTGCATAATGAGCCTACGAGTTACTCCTCACTGGCGAGGTTAAGTTCTTTAGTAACGGAGCCGCAGCGAAAGCAAGTCCAAATAGGGCGACTAGTCAGTGGGGGTAGACGCGAAACTTTGTGATCTATCCATGTGCAGGTTGAAGGTGTGGTAACACACACTGGAGGACCGAACCCATAAACGTTGAAAAGTTTTGGGATGACGTGTGGATAGGGGTGAAAGGCCAATCAAACTGAGAGATAGCTCGTTCTCCCCGAAATGTTTTTAGGAACAGCCTTGGATTATAGACGTTTGACAGAGGTAGAGCTACTGATTGGACTAGGGGGCTTCACCGCCTACCAAATCCTGACAAACTCCGAATGCTGTCAAATATCTCCAGGAGTGAGGCTGTGGGCGCTAAGGTCCATGGCCGAGAGGGAAATAACCCAGATTAGCAATTAAGGTCCCTAATACGTAGTTAAGTTGATCAAACGAGGTGGAGTTTCTATAACAGCCAGGATGTTGGCTTGGAAGCAGCCATTCATTTAAAGAGTGCGTAACAGCTCACTGGTCGAGAGACTCTGCACGGAAAATAATCGGGCATCAAACTACGAACCGAAATTCTAAACATACTATTAGATAGTATTGTGGTAGGGGAGCATTGAAACAACAGCGAAGGTGTGCGGCGACGCATGCTGGAGTGGTTTCAAAAGAAAATGTAGGCATAAGTAACGATAATTAAAGTGAAAAACTTTAACGCCGTAAACCCAAGGTTTCCTGATCAATGTTAATCAGATCAGGGTTAGTCGGGTCCTTAGGCAAACCCGAAAGGGGTAGCTGATGGCAAGTTGGTTAATATTCCAACACCTGCTTATACTTCGATGGGGTGACGAGGTAGTGAAAGATCCGCCCGGTTACGGAATACCGGGTTAAAGGGTGTAGATATTGGTTGTGTAGGCAAATCCGCACGACTAGTCGAACCTGATAGTACAGCAAAGCTTCGGCAGCGCTGATAGTGATCCTAATCAAACCTCCGAGAAAAACCTCTAAGTTATGGTATAAGCAGCCCGTACCGCAAACCGACACAGGTGGGTGGGATGAATATTCTAAGGCGCTCGGGTGAGCCGTGGAGAAGGAACTAGGCAAATTGACGCTGTAACTTCGGGATAAAGCGTACCGTCTTCGGACGGTCTCAGTAAAATGGTTCAACCAACTGTTTAGCAAAAACACAGGGCCCTGCAAAATCGAAAGATGACGTATAGAGCCTGATACCTGCCCGGTGCTGGAAGGTTAAGGAAGGATGTTCGGCGCAAGCCAAAGCTTCTGACTGAAGCCCCAGTAAACGGCGGCCGTAACTATAACGGTCCTAAGGTAGCGAAATTCCTTGTCGGGTAAGTTCCGACCTGCACGAATGGTCTAATGAGTTGAACACTGTCTCCTCCACGAGCCCGGTGAAATTGTAGTATCGGTGAAGATGCCGGTTACCCGTCACGGGACGGAAAGACCCCATGAACCTTCACTACAACTTTGCATTGATTTTGAATTTTTGATGTGTAGGATAGTTGGGAGACTTTGAAGTGGTGTCGCTAGGCATCATGGAGTCGTCGTTGAAATACCAACCTTTAAACATTTAGAATCTAATCCCTAACGGGAAACAGTGCATGGTGGGTAGTTTGACTGGGGTGGTCGCCTCCTAAAATGTAACGGAGGCTTGCAAAGGTTCCCTCAGTACGGTTGGTAATCGTACTTAGAGCGTATTAGTATAAGGGAGCTTGACTGTGAGGCTTACAAGCCGATCAGGGACGAAAGTCGGCTAAAGTGATCCGGCGGTTCTGTATGGAAGGGCCGTCGCTCAAAGGATAAAAGGTACTCTGGGGATAACAGGCTGATCTTACCCAAGAGCTCATATCGACGGTAAGGTTTGGCACCTCGATGTCGGTTCGTCACATCCTGGGGCTGGAGAAGGTCCCAAGGGTTCGGCTGTTCGCCGATTAAAGTGGCACGTGAACTGGGTTCAGAACGTCGCAAGACAGTTCGGTCCCTATCTGTGATGGGCGTTAGTAAATTGAGAGGACATGACCTTAGTACGAGAGGACCGGGTCGTATGTACCGCTGGTGTATCTGTTGTGCCGCCAGGTGCAATGCAGAGTAGCTATGTACAGCAAGGATAAACGCTGAAAGCATCTAAGCGTGAAACCTTCCTCAAGATGAGTTTACTTTTAAGGGCCGTCAAAGACTATGACGTTGATAGGCTACAGGTATAAGGGTGGTAACATCGAAGCCGAGTAGTACTAATTACCCGTAAGCTTTATTTTTTTTTACTCTAATTTTCAACTTTCCCAATATGTACATTATTATAATGTTGACATGTAACGCTAATAGAATTAATTCTTGAAGCATCTTGTTACAGACTTAGCATTAACCGTCTTATGGTGGTTTTGCCAAGGGTGTTCACCTCTTCCCATACCGAACAGAGAAGTTAAGCCCCTTATGGCCGATGGTACTGGTATTCCAACTGGGAGAGTAGGTAGCTGCCATATTCATTGAAAGCCCTCGATTTATCGAGGGCTTTTTTATTGCCCATATCTCTCACTTTTATATTGATTTGGATAGATACCTTATTTTCATTTTCTTTATAGTGATATGTCATTTGATAAGAATATTGCCATTTATGTAAACCCCGCTGCAGGTAAGGGTAAGAGCTTGGAACTACTTACAGTTATCGAGCTTTTGCTGAACAAAGAGAATACTAAGTTTACCACTTTTATTAAAGATTGGCCAAAGGATTATGCAGAATTTTCTGAAGCATGGATCATCGGTGGCGACGGCACACTTAATTACTTTCTCAATTATTTTCCTGAAATAAATATCCCGTTGGTTTTGTTTAAAGGTGGAACCGGCAATGATTTTGCCTGGAAATTATACGGAGATATTTCACTGAAGGAACAATTGGAATTGGTATTACACTCAAATCCAAAAGCTGTTGATGCTGCAAGATGTAATGATAAAATTTTTATAAATGGAGTGGGAATTGGGTTTGATGGAGAAGTATTGAAATCAATGGGAGCTATTCGTTTATTTGGAGGGCATCTTGGGTATTTAATAGTTGTATTAAGAAAGATTTTTACTTTCAAAGAATATAGTTTTAATATTAGAAATGACATGCTTGCAATGAAGGATAGATTTCTTTTATTGATGATCAGTAACTCTTCCAGAACGGGAGGCGGTTTTCATGTATCACCATTGGCGAATATAACCGACGGGTTATTGAATTTAGTTTTATGTAATAAGTTATCAATTGCTAAACGATTACAGTATTTGCCGGTAATTGAAAAGGGCAAGCATTTAGGTTTATCTTTTATTAAACATTTTACCGGAAGATCATTTGAAGTGGAATGTGATGTGGAAGTTCCGGCTCAATTGGATGGAGAACTGATAAGTGCCAGGAAATTTGTAATCGAAGTATTACCTGCCAGGTATCTTTTCAAATACTGATAAAAATTAAGCCTCGTTTATGTTGACGAGGCCTTGTTTTGATAGGGAATAAAGATATTCTTATTTTTTTTGTATGAATTCCAACAATTCGTTTTTATTGCTGCTGAAAATAAATGCATCCAATAACGTGTAGTAATTATTCTTATCTATCGTGTATTTGTAAGCATACT
It contains:
- a CDS encoding diacylglycerol/lipid kinase family protein; protein product: MSFDKNIAIYVNPAAGKGKSLELLTVIELLLNKENTKFTTFIKDWPKDYAEFSEAWIIGGDGTLNYFLNYFPEINIPLVLFKGGTGNDFAWKLYGDISLKEQLELVLHSNPKAVDAARCNDKIFINGVGIGFDGEVLKSMGAIRLFGGHLGYLIVVLRKIFTFKEYSFNIRNDMLAMKDRFLLLMISNSSRTGGGFHVSPLANITDGLLNLVLCNKLSIAKRLQYLPVIEKGKHLGLSFIKHFTGRSFEVECDVEVPAQLDGELISARKFVIEVLPARYLFKY